tttaaaatggcagtttctaaccgccgttttttccaaaatataatggcatcattttcatttaaaATGACAGTTTTTAACCGCCGTTTCTACCAGCGTATAATGACATCGTTTTCATTTAAAACGGGGGTTTCTATCCGCCGTTTGTACCTAATTATGATGgcaattttatactttttaaaataagattgaaagagacaaaaaaattataagCACCACTGGCCAAACGCTATAGAAagagacaaaaaaattataatttataaaaaaattaaggacatgtattaaatattaaggactgtattaaataataatactaaGGACTGTATTAAAAAATTAAGGACATGTATTAAATATTAAGGACATGTATTAAGgactgataaaaataataataataaaaaaaagagaaagagaattaaatagaaaagagaaagaaagaaaattaaagactgtattaaatattctttcttttttgcgCCAACTGTAttataaaaagagaaagaaagaaaattaaggagagagagaaattaaatattaaataataaaatttagtagAAGTCTAGAAAATAATTGAACACCATTTCTGACACACTTGCAGACTGCATGTGAATGCATCATAAGGTTATAATAAAATGCATTAAAAAGGAAACTGGCAAAAGAAATCTTCActccaataacaaaaaaaaaggttTTTAATGTTAGGTActacatactaaaaactaaggaTGAGCAGTATGAGTTAGAACGCTATGTAATTAGTTTCTTGTCAAAATAAACAGGAATTACATGCAGTTTGGTTCTTGAAATCTCATAAGAAAAAGTTTATATTATTAAGTTGTTGATTAGTTGATTAATGATTATGAATGATGTACACGGAACACTGGACTGTCTGTGAACTGTGATAAACGCCACATACGTGTTCACATTAATTTTCACATAAAGACATCTTCATTTCaaaaacattaattttaatttgaagttGGTAGCTCAAACAAATTTAAAGAGTATGGTTGATtacttgttaaattttttttagttcaaGGTAAACTAAGCTTTTTATAGTTTCAATTAGCAGGTATTCAAGTTAATTTGCATATTACATTAAGAAAGAAAAGCAAGGGACAAAAATGCAAAAACTTATCTATTTGTAAGTTAACTAACAAAGATAAACCTCAGGGTGGGAGGAGAAGGGGACTTGTATTGATTATTGGCTGTCAATAATAAACAAAAGTAAATAGTATTGGCCTTGATTGACCCTTTTCTGCGCTCATCTAATAACAACTAACAAATTAACAAGAGCATCAAAAGTGCGCAAAACAGTGCCAATATAATCACAGGAGGATGAAATAATCTAACTTTTTAAGCAGTATTACCTTAATTGGTGATATGTCATAAAAGAAGAACACTCCAGGGACTGCACCTTGCTCTGAACTCTTGAAATGCTCAGTCACAGAATACTGTGCAATAACATTTATTATGCAACTTAGGCATTATCCAAGGAACAATGCAAATGATGGTAAGTTTCTCATATTTGACAATACCTGATTTGAATAGGTAACATGGCCTCTAATGTCTTTGTATATTGTAGGGACCACCTGCAGTATGCACACATCAATTATCAAACAAGCATCAAGTGCGTCAACAGTTTATTTGGTTTGATCATGTCCCAAGAAGACTAGCGAATGTTCCACTAAGAAAAGTAGATTAAATGGAACATAATACAATAATTTAGAGGTAAACGGAGACAAAGAGATGAAATCGATAAGAAATAAAAAGGACTTAAAAGATGAATTCATTCAAGGCAGGATGCAAGCAAGCACAGAAGTTATGTttgtgaaaataaaataaaacagaatAAGAAATAATCTTAGAATAATATCATACCAGGTTTATACTCAAAATAGAATAAGCAAAGTTTGGAAGCTAGTTGCAAGTTTCATTACTAGACTCATATCAGAGCCCAATTTCTTAAATTTCCACCATCACCAACACCAGCAAGTAAAACACAtcacaaaaagaaaagatatttgatTACCCTTTAAGGTCAAGAGTCAAGACAGAGAAGCATACTCAAAATAATTCAGCAGAgaaaaaataaagttacctaataaTGAAGAATATATGAACCTTGAGTGcagaattctacaaaattgaGTTAAATATAGTTGGATAACACAAACTGTAACATACTACACAAACTGCAACATAATCACTCATATTTCAATAACTCATGACAAAATTGAGTAGCAAAACATATCAACTTCAGAAGAAAAAACACACACAATTTGAATAACACCTTTACACTACTTGAGTTGCTTCCTTTTGCTTGAGAAATAAAGAGAACTAAATAGAAGTAAGCAAAACAAAGCAAACATAGTTCAGTTATTGCCTCATAAACTAGTTCCCAAACTGCAAAACAAAAATGGTTCCAAGTGCCTAAGAAGCAAGTCCAAACTCAAAGAAACAGCTCAACCAGTGTCCAATATACacatcaaaataacaaaaattggTTATGTCAAAATCACACAGACAGATAGGACACATGAAGAGAAATCAAGAATTCATTATCGTTGTTTATGCTTTACACATTCCATGGACCACAGTCCACAGATTACTACGCCAAAGGTGAGTAAATTTGTAATCTGAGGGATGTGGGGCATTATACTCATAATAGGATTGGTTTTAATGAGAAGAAAGTACAAACCTAAATATAGTTGAAACCAAgccacatatataataataataataataatggaactAAAAGAAGCCATGGCATGTGCGTTAATTGTTTTGTTTAAAATATAACGAAGCTTCTTCATTTTTAGTATATAGTTTTGGGGCTTTTGCAAGATGGGACATGTATAGTTAGATCACCGACGGAAACAAGGGTTAcaaacaggaaaaaaaaaagcCGTAGAAATTgacataatatttaaaaaaaaaaatactcacaATCTGCAGCTTGATGGTCTTCCCTTCCAGCTCCACAGTTCTGATTttctgaaaataaataaataaataatagagtgaaattataattataatgagTATTGAGAAAGGCCTAAACAGTGAAGCAAAGTAACAAATGGAAAATATTAGGTTACATACGAAATCAACTCCAATGGTGCTGATGTAGCTGTCGATATAAGAATCATCCTGAAGAAATTAATCAAAGACAGAGAACGGGTGaacaattagaagaagaggaaaaaagagTGTGAAAAAGAGGGTTTTACAGCGAATCTGAGGAGGAGGCAAGATTTTCCGACGGACGAGTCACCGATTAGTAGAAGACTTTTTCTGAGATCTGAGATCTGAGATTGGAGATCAAAGAAACTCCTTAATAGAAGTAAGCAATAGAAGATCTGAGTTCAGAGAGagcgagggagagagagagagagagaaacaccTTAATAGAAGTAAACGAAAGAAGACCTGAGATCGTCGTCAATCACCCCCGCACCAACGTCAATCCAATGCTTCAACGGAAGACCCAAAAATCTCTAACAGAGCTGCAGAGaaacaaaaaccccaaaaatcagCATCAAAAGCAATTTTGAAATCCTAAcccaaacaaaaacaaagaaatcgGTGCCTTCTGGAATCGAAATGCTGAGGTCACCAGAGCCTTGCCTCTCGCCGGAATCTTCGTCTCCACAgcacaaaagaaaaaacaaaataaaacagcatCAGTTTCGATTTCGGCTTCTCTATGTACGAAAACAGCATTTCGGTTTCGGTTTCAGTTTAACTTGAGAGGGAGAGGTACCTGAAGAGATCGTAACCGGTGGAGAGAGGAGAAGCCCTAGAAGGAAGAAGGCGTTGTCGGAGAGCTTCTTTACACTGAGGAAATGAGAGTGTTGTATGTTCAGAGAGAATAGAAGCCCTAGCTAGAAGGAAGAACGGCGTTGAATGAGCTAGGGATtgcaacttttttctttttatatgcgtgtgaaaacggcggttcaaaaccgccaTAATCACCAGAACCGCCAAAATATATAAAGCCAAT
The sequence above is drawn from the Arachis hypogaea cultivar Tifrunner chromosome 4, arahy.Tifrunner.gnm2.J5K5, whole genome shotgun sequence genome and encodes:
- the LOC140184199 gene encoding uncharacterized protein — its product is MAIFSAAVIGFIYFGGSGDYGGFEPPVKKLSDNAFFLLGLLLSPPVTISSDEDSGERQGSGDLSISIPEGTDFFVFVWVRISKLLLMLIFGVFVSLQLCLLSFTSIKISDLRKSLLLIGDSSVGKSCLLLRFADDSYIDSYISTIGVDFKIRTVELEGKTIKLQIVVPTIYKDIRGHVTYSNQYSVTEHFKSSEQGAVPGVFFFYDISPIKVERHLARRLDS